The genomic segment CCCAGCTTGGCCATCAACGTGATCGCCAGCGGCACTTCGAAAATCAGGCCGAAGACGAGCAGAAACCACAGCGCAAACCCGACGTATTGCGCAATGGAGAGCTGCGGAATGAATCCCGCGCTCACGCCGTAGGAAATCAAAAAATTCAAGGCGAAGGGCAGGACGAAGAAGAAGGAAAAGAAGACGCCCGCAAAAAACGCCAGCGTGCTGAGCGCCACAAACGGCCCGACAAAGCGGCGCTCCTGCACATGCAGCCCCGGCACCACGAACTGCCAGACCTCCAGCAGAATATAGGGCATGGCCAGCACGACGGCGAAGAGCCCGGCCACTTTGACGTTCTGCCACAAGGCTTCGGCCGGCGCGAGAAAGACGAACGGGACCGTGGGCAGATCGGTCGGCTCCCAGGACAGGGTGCTGGGCACAAACATGTTCTGCAGCGGGATGCGCAGCCACTTGACCAGGGTATCGGCGTAGAAAAACGTCGCGACGAACACGATCGCCGTGATGATCACGGCACGGGTCAGCCGGACCTGGAGCTCCACCAGGTGCTCCATGACCGGCATCTTTTTATCTTCCAGCGGCTTGAAGACCGAGTCTTGCAGCCACCGGTTGAAGTCGTTCAGCACCGCGCCCTCACCCGCACAGGACAATGCCGCGCCGGCGATCACCCATCACCGGACGCGGCATGCTCGGTCTACTTCGGATTGACTGCCACGAACAGGCTGTTACCCTGCCGGTTGACCAGCAGCACCGCCAGTTCATCCTTCTTGATCTTGTTGGCCGCCTTCAGGTACTCATCCACCGTCTTCACGGTCTCGTGGTTGACTTCCTGAATCACGTCGCCGCGCTGCAACCCCGCCGCTTCGGCTGGACCGCCCGCTTCGACGGCCGTGATGACCACCCCGGTGGTCTTGGCCGGAATATTCAGCTGGCTCATCAGCGCATTGTCCAACGCCTGAATCTTGATCGACGCCAGCACGTTGTCCGGCGGCTTGATGGCTTCGCCCTGCTCTTTCTGGGGCGCCGCTTCCTTCTTGGCCAGCAGCTCGTCGGACGGACGCTCCGCCACCTTCACCGCGATCGTCTGTTCCTTGCCGTCGCGCAACACCTTCACCAGGGCATCTTTCCCGACCATGGTGCGCGCCACGAGATTCCGAAGCTGGCTGACACTCGACACTTCCTTCCCGTTGAAGGCAATGACCACATCGCCGCGCTTGATCCCGGCCGCATGCGACGGCCCATTTTCATTCACATCGCTGATCAGCACGCCCTTCCGCTGCTCGGAGAGCTTGAACGACTTGGCCAGAGCCGGCGTGATTTCCTGAATCGCGACGCCCATCCAGCCCCGGACGACTTTGCCCGTTTTCTGGAGGCTATCGACGATATCGACCGCAATGCTGCTGGGAATCGCGAAGCCAATGCCTTCCGACCCGCCGGTCCGCGAGAAAATCGCCGTATTGATCCCGATCAGCTCGCCGTTCATGTTCACCAGCGCGCCGCCGGAATTGCCGGGATTGATCGCGGCATCGGTCTGAATGAAATCTTCATAATCGGCAATGCCGACGTTGCCCCGGCCCAAGGCGCTGATAATGCCCAGCGTCACCGTGGAACTCAGCCCGAATGGACTGCCGACCGCCAGCACCAGATCGCCGACTTGCAGCTTTTCATATTCCGCCCACTTGAGGGCGGGCAAATCCTTCGCGTCGATCTTGATGACCGCCAGATCGGTCTTGGGGTCGGTTCCCACCGTCTTGGCGGTGAACTCCCGCCGATCACTCAGCGTGACCGTAATCTGGGTCGCGCCCTCAACCACGTGGTTGTTCGTGACAATGTATCCGTTCGAATCGAAAATCACGCCTGATCCGGCGCTTTGATCGGGACGCCCATGTCCGCCTGGAGGCCCTGGAGGCATCGGAGGCGGAGTCGGCAAATCGCCCCCGCCCGGTTCCTCCCCGGGAGGCGCTCCGAACGGACCGGGAGGCAACCCGCGACGCCGGCTTTCTCCACCGCCTCCGGTCACGGCAATATTCACGACCGCCGGATTCACTTTCTTCACAATTTCAGAGAAGCCCTGGGCCAAGGCCGGAGAGGCCGCAGTCGCAACGGAGCTCTCCATGAACCCGCCCGCGACGGCCGCCGCCACAACGAGTCCACAACCAATGATGAACTTGGTCGCCTGCTGACGCCGAATGACCATACTCAGTTCCTCCCGACGGTTGATCTCACCTACCATCAATCAATCACGCTCACCGACACTGGCCCGCATGAAGCGAAGAGCCAGCCAAGCGGTACATCTTACACTAATCTTTCCTTGGGCTTCAAAGAGTAAAAGTCCCGTTCAGCCGGCCTATAAATCCCCTAGAACCTCGCACCCCGGCTTCCATCGATTCGGTTCTTCGCATGATTGTCCTCCTCTCTCTGCAATACCGCGCAGCGGATTCCTGCTCTTTTATTGTCTTCCCACCGCGCTTCCAGTACGGTACGTAGGTGAGGCCGTGAACCGGCCCGGCCATCCAGGTGAACCTCTCGCCACATGCGTTATTCCTTCGCTCTTATCGTCGCGCTGACCAGCCTCACAGCCGGCTGCGCCAGCCGATTCGACTTCCCGCCTCTCGGGGATCCTCTTCCCATCTCAGCCACACTCACCATCCCCGCTTCCATCAAAGAACTGCGCGCGGACTATATGGATCTCTGCGGGCATCCGATGCGGGAACCGCTGGGAACCCGATTGGACGCCGCGCTGATCGAGGCGTCCTCCCGAACCTTTCAATCGGTCACCTATGGAGAAAAGAGCGGGAACGCTGCCGCAGCGCTCGTGCACTTCGATTTGGCGGACTGGTCCTTTCAGCTTCAGCATGACAGAACAGAGAAACCGGGCACGGCACATATTCAATTGCATGTGCGAATCCGGGTAAGTGATCACACCGGAACGCTTTTGCGCGCATCCGATATCCTGGTGACCCGGCAAGCGCCCCTGCGCCTCGAGCCCGTGCAGGATGAATGCGCGTACAGACTTGATCCGCTGCTCCAAGAGGTCTCCGTGGAACTGGCGACGAAATTCGCCATGGAGGCTCGACAGGCTTTCAGCGGTCTGTTGCCGGCCAAACTCACGACAGGCCTGACGCCCCCCCCGCCGGCCTCTCCGGTCCCAACGGCTCCGAGCCCGGCCGCAGCGGCAACGCTTCCGTCGAAGGTGCGTTTCACCTCCATGCTGCTGGACGAGAACGGCTCCCTCACGCTTGAAGGTGGAGAACGCTTTCGCGTGCGCGTGGATGTGGCCAACACGGGATCCACTCCGGTTCACCAAGCCCGTGTGCTGCTCTCGGGCCCGGACGCACTGTTACGCCTGTTTCCCTCCACCTCGCTCACACTTCCCCCCCTTCAACCAGGCGAGGTGAAATCCGTCGAGTTCCTGGCCACGCTCCCGCCCGCAATCCCTTTGAAAAAAGCCGAGCTGCAGGTGACGGTCGAAGAATCCGCGACACAAGCACAAGCCCAAGCCCCCGCACAGATACTGGCCATCGCCCTACAACCGACCGGCATCAAAGCCGACGACGTCGATCAGATCCCGGCGGCGGCCATGGAGTTTCGCCAGCCGCAGACCTACCTCATCTCCATCGGTGTCAGCTCATACCGGGATCAGCGGCTCTTACCGCGAACATTTGCCTCGCTGGATGCCGAGATGGTCGCCGCCTATTTCATAGCGCTGGGGGGCCTTCCCGCATCGAATGTACGCGTGCTTCAAGATTGGACTGCCTCCCGATCCAATATCGACGAAGCCCTCTTAACCTGGCTTCCACCACAGATGACGAAAGAGGCCGTCGTCATCGTCTACTTCTCCGGCCAAGCCATGGTAGACCATGACGGCACGGTGCTCCTTGTCCCTTACGACGGAAGCCCGACGGCCACGACCCGTATGTATTCCCTGAAGGATTTGGAGTCGGCGCTGTCCCGTCTGAAAGCCAAGCACACGATCTTGCTCTTCGATGGAATGGTTTCGCGGCTTCATAGCGATCCCAAGACCAAACACCTGCCTCCCCGCTGGGACAGTGGCGGGGCCTCCACGATTCGCCTGATCAGCGGGGAAGCCCTCGGCGCAGGCCTTGAGGACGACAAGCATCACCACGGACTCTTTACCTACTATCTCTTGCGGGCCTTGCGCGGAGAAGCAGATTCAAACCGGGATGGCGCGGTGACACTGGGAGAACTGTCCGGCTACGTCAGCCAAAAAGTTGTATGGGCGGCAAAAACCCAATTTGCCGTGGACCAACATCCGTCTCTGTTTCCCTCGGCCAAATCGGATCATCTTCCCTCGGCCCTTGTGCTCAGCAAGCTGGCCGCCATTCGCGGAGAGCCCGTTCCGTAATCTTGGGCGGCCCTGCGAAATCAGGCGCTCCACTCACACGATCCGTCGGAACAGGAAGGGCGGGAACGCGCCGCAAAATAAAAAGGGGTGGAGGGACATCCCCCCACCCCTTTCTGAAACACCGATCCGCTTGGGAAATTACTCGCCCTTGCAGAAGCTCCGCTCGTAGTTGATGATGTTCCAGGCTTCTTCTTCGGTCACTGCGGCCGGGATCAAAGACACCATGCCCGTTCCCGCGCTGCCGTTCTTGATCACCCAGAACAACTCACCATCTTTCCGCTTCTTGTGGAACTTGCAATTCGTGAAGTCCCGGGGGCTCGGATCGAGGATCGCGCCGGCCGGTCCATCGCCCTTGCCTTCCTTACCATGGCAATTGAAGCAGGTGCCCTTCCCCTCGAACAACGCCTTACCCTTGGCAATGCTCTCCGGAGTCGACGCGACCGGATTCTTCATGGCCTTGGCATCCGCCATCTGGTCAGCAGGCACGCGGGGCTTCAGGGGATCTCTTTCCGCTGCACCCGCCACGGTGGCCGACATAAGCAGCAAGGCTGCACTGATTCCCAGGAACTTTGAGAAATAACCCATTGCACTTCCTCCTTTGTGTTGAACACACTGCACGTGAACTCGGCCGAAGGCCGCTGGCTCATTAATTCCCATATCAAAAAGACTGCGATGAAACGGGCGGACTATAGCAATCAGGTTCGATTCTTGTCAAGAAACCTTCACACCCTTTTCCCTGAGACGATGGTCCAGCCCCACCTTCAGGTGCTCCCTTCTTTTTGATCATCACAATCCCTTCGATACGCTCCGTATCGAAAGATGTATCAAGGGCCGTGCCAAAATGTGACGGGCAATGCCTGAGATAAATGAACCACTTATGGAGGGCGGACCAAACGATCGATTTCATGCCTGTAAGCCGGGACACCTTTGCGCCACAAGCGCTCCACGGATGCCCCATGCAAGCCCACTGATGGCCTGATAACTGAGAGGCCCCCCACACACCGCCCCGCACTCGACCGTTGGAAATACGATCGAGCAAGGCTCACGAGGGGATGAAGGGAAATCCCTTGGCGGGAAGGAGCAACGCCGTTAGCGCTTCAGCACCACGTCATGCGCCACTTTTCCGCTTGGACCAAACGGCTTTTGCGGCTGTCCATTGAGCGTGGCCCGCACACCGCCCGCATTGCCCAGCGTCAACACGAATTGATCCTGTCCCTTCCAATGCGCCTTCTCACCGGGACGCAAGAGGGCCTCCTGCGGGCTTCCACCATCAATCTGCACGACGACCCACGTCAGTTCGACGGCTTCAAGATCGAGCACCAATTGGTCTTCCGCTAGACTGGCTGCGCCTCCATCGATCGAGATGCTTCCCAGTGGACCGTCAGCTCCAGGCGACGCGGTCGAGACCGCCTCGGATTCCGGCTTGGTGGTGATTCCTGCCGGAGAAGCCGGCTCGATTGAGCGCGCCTCTTGAGCCGGCTTGGACGGAGCCGGAGGAGCCTCGCCCGATACGGCAGGCCCCCGCGCAGACTCCTGGCCAGGAGAGGCAGCGGATTCCGTGGCCTCTGTCGAAGCGGACGTGGTGCGCTTGGGAGTATTTAACTCGGATGTGCTCCGACGGAGCACCGACGATTGCTCACGGCTGAGCAGAAAGATGAGCGTCAGCACCGCAATCCCGATCGCCACCGCAACCGCCTTCCGGTTCGCTTGACGCTTGCGTTCTTCTTCCACCTGGCGGACTTTCAGCCGCTCGCGTTCATCCTGCTTGTCGTAAAAGGCCCCGGCTGATTGGGCAAACCGGTGAATGGCGTCTTCCTCATCCAGGCCAAGAGAACGGGCATAGGACCGGACAAATCCTTTGGCAAAGACTTGGTCCGGCAATTTTGCGAAGTTGCCGTCCTCCAGCGCCTTGACAAAGTCCGAGCGAATGCGCGTTTTCGAGGCCACTTCGTCAACCGTCAGCCCCTTCGTTTCCCGGACCTGCTTAAAGAATTCGCCGACTGATTCCATACGCCCTCAACTACTTGATTCGAGCCAAGAGTTCCGTTGCCGCTGCCGCATACTCCCCACCCTGATCCATCGTCAGCACCTTGCCCAATATCTCCCTGGCCTTGGCCGTGAATCCCAGCTTCGAATAGACCCGGCCCAGTTCAAGATGAGTCAACGCCGGCGCGACACTGGCAGGGTTGACCGTCACCGCATCCTCCAAAGCTTCCATGGCCCCCTGAAAATCTCCTTGATGCGACAGCGCGCGCCCCAAATGAAACCGCGCTAAATCCGGCGTCGCGTAGAGCGGGTTGGCCAAGGCCGTCCGATACGACCGAATCGCGTCATCCCATTTCCCTTGGCTGGCCAGCACCTGGCCTAAGTAGGTATGCGCTTCTGAATAGACATCGTCAATGGCAATGGCCGAGCGAAACTGTTGCTCGGCCTGTTTCAACTTCCCCTGAACCGCATAGACGTGGCCGAGGGCGTAGCGGGCCTCTTTATTGTTCGGATCGACCTGCACCGCTTTCTGAAACGACACGAACGCCTTCTGCCGGTCGTTGTTGAGGCTGGCGAGCCCCTCCTGATAATACCCTTGGGATTTCTGCGTCGATTCCTCACTGGTGGCACAAGCCGTCAAGGCGAACAGCCCCGCGATGGCGCATAGTCCACAGACAGCGCGATGGAGCCAGACCATATGTTTACAGGTTCGCCACACGCTCACGAAATGTCCTCGAAATGCGTCAGCCGCTTAAACTCACGGAACCGAGCCTCGATCTCTTTGTAATCCAGGATGCGCAAACGGTCAAGACTAAAGGCTTCTACCGTAAACGACGCCATCACGCTCCCGAAAATGATGGCCTGCTTCATGGCCTCCGGCGAATAGTTCCCCGTCGCGGATAAATAGCCCAGGAAGCCGCCCGCAAAGGTGTCGCCGGCGCCCGTGGGATCCCGCACATCCTCCAACGGAAAGGCCGGCGCGCCAAAGACCTGCTTCTCGTTGAACATCAGCACGCCGTATTCGCCCCGCTTAATGATGAGATGCTTGGGGCCGCGGGACAGCACCTGCTTCGCCACCTTCACCAAATTCGTGTCCTGGCCGAGCGCGCGGGCCTCTCCGTCGTTGATGATGAGCACATCGACTTTCTCCAGGACTTTCCACAGGGCATCCCGCTTCCCGTTGATCCAGAAATTCATGGTGTCGCACGCCACCAAACCGGGCCGTTCGACCTTCTGCAACACATCCAGCTGCAACTCCGGATCGATGTTGCCGAGAAACAACACATCGGGCGAACGATAAGCCTCCGGAATCTTGGGCCGAAACGTTTCAAACACATTGAGCTGCGTGTCCAGCGTATGCGCTTCGTTCAACTGGTGCGTGTACTCGCCTTTCCACCGGAAGGTCGCGCCAGGCCGCTGTTCCAGCCCCGTCAGATCGATCCCCCGGCTCTTGAGAAAGGCCGTATGCTGCGCGGGGAAATCGTCGCCCACCACCGCGATCAGGCTGACCGCCGTAAAAAAACTCGCCGACGTCGAAAAATACGTCGCCGAGCCGCCGAGAATATCCGTCCCCTCCCCGAAAGGCGTTTTCACGGTATCCAACGCCACAGACCCGACCACCAATAACTTGCCCATGGAGTTACCTGTTTCCTTTCTTCGGGAGGGCCAGGCGATCAAGAAACAGGCCCAATTTCTTCCGACAAGCCGCAGAGATGCACTCCGGCGCCGTGACGATGGCGGTCTGCAACGCCTGCTGACAGCCACAGGTTGACACGGCGGCCCCGAGGCGCGGCACCACCGCCCGTAACATCCGTTTGGCCAGCGCCACGTTCCGATGCAACGTCGCGAGAATGGCTTCGACCGTGACGGCGTCTTCCGTCTCATGCCAGCAATCGTAATCCGTCACCAACGCCATCGTGGCATAACATATCTCCGCCTCCCGGGCCAGCTTCGCCTCCGGCATATTCGTCATGCCGATCACATCGACACCCCATTGGCGGTACAGGCGCGACTCGGCCTTCGTGGAAAACTGAGGCCCCTCCATGCAGAGATACATGCCGCCCTCCTGGAGCGAGGCTCCGGACTGCTGCCCGGCCCACGCCAGCGCCTGCGCCACGGTTGGACAAATCGGATCGCCAAATCCGACATGCGCCACCACACCGCCCTCGAAAAACGTGGACGCGCGGCGCTTGGTGAGGTCGATGAACTGATCGGGTAGCACGACATCACCCGGCTTGATCGATTCTTTCATGCTGCCGACGGCGCTCACCGAAATGATCCGCTGCACCCCCAGCGCCTTCATCGCATAGATGTTGGCGCGATAATTAATGTCCGTGGGATTCAGCTTGTGCCCGCGCCCATGGCGGGACAGAAACGCGATGGGGACGCCATCCAGCGTCCCGATCCGGATCGCATCCGAGGGCAGGCCGAACGGGGTGCGCATGCGCACTTCCCGAACAGCGGTCAGCCCTTCGATATCATATAACCCGCTCCCGCCGATGACTCCCAACGCCGCCCGTCCACGACTTGCCTCCCGTGCCATGCCCTGTTTACTCCTCATGTGTCCTGGCCAACGGCCCTTGCCAGCGGATTCGCGGATTCCAACGCCGTCAGGAACTGTTCGATCTGTCCGATCACGCGATCGGCAATCCGCTCGGTCGATTCATGCTCCTCGACAAAGAGCCAGATGATGCCCGGTTCTTTCCGAAACCAGGTGAGCTGCCGCTTGGCGAAGTGTCTCGTGTCCTGCTTGAACCGCCGCACCATCTCAGCCGCATCATACTCACCCGCCAGATGCGCCGCGATATGCCGGTACCCCAGCCCTTTCATGGAGCCAAGCTGCCGGCCGTATCCCTTCGCCAACAGCGCGCGCGTCTCTTCTATCATGCCATGCGACAACTGCCAATCGATGCGCGCTTCGATCCGGCGATACATACTCTCTTTCGACCGTTGAAGCCCGATGAGCAGCGTGGCAAACCCCGCTCCCTGAAACGCATGCTGCGCCTGCAGGCTGGAGAGCGGGACTCCGGACAGGCGATAGACCTCCACCGCCCGGATGATTTTCGACTCATCGTTCGGATGCAGCTTCGCCGCCGTGACCGGGTCCACTCGAACCAGTTCGGCATACAACCCCTCGCGGCCCCGTTCCTGAACGATCCGATAGAGGGCTTGCCGGACCTCCTGGTTCGCCTCCGGCGCCTCGCACATTCCCCGGATCAAGGTCCTGATATAGAGCCCCGTCCCGCCGACCACGAACGGCAACCGGCGCGCACCGAACGCCCGCTCGATCTCCCCCTCCGCCTCCCGCCGGTACCGCCCGGTATTGAACACCTCATCGGGATCGGCAAGATCAATCAGACGATGCGGCACACCGCGGCGCTCTTCAGGCGGCGGCTTGTCCGTCCCGATATCCATCCCCCGGTACACCTGCCGCGAGTCCGCCGTCAGAATCTCCGTGCCGTACCGCTTCGCCACCTGCACGCCCACGGCGCTTTTGCCCACAGCCGTGGGCCCCAACAACACGGCCAATGGACGATGCCGCAGCACAGACTCGGATAATACTCGCATGGCCGTCACACAACCCCTACCAGCCGACCCGGCCGAAAATTTTTTCCAGTTCCTCGGTGCCCAGATGATAGGCCGTGCGCCTGCCATGCGGGCAGGTCTGGATCTTTCCCTCTGCCAGCCAATCCGCCGCGAGGTGCTTGATCTCGGGCAACTCCATGGCACGCCCCGCCCTTACGGCGCCATGACAGGCCAGCGAGGCCAAGACTGGCCGCACCCGATCCTCCAGGCTCGACGCCCGGTCCCACTGACTGAGATCCTCGAGGACATCTTGCAGAAAACCCTCCGCATCCACCTTGCCGATGCCCAGCGGGACGCTCCGGATCAGCACAGTGGCGGGCCCGAACGGCTCAAGGCCGAGTCCAAGTTGGTCAAGATCGCCCTGATAGCGTTGCAGCAATGCAGCCTGCGGAGCCGTGAGTTCAACCGATTCAGGAATCAGCAGCGGCTGGGCCGCCATGCCCCGCGCCTGCCAGGCGCGATAGAGCCGTTCGAACAACACCCGTTCATGCGCCGTATGCTGATCGACAATGGTCAGGGCTCCGCCAATCTGCACGACAAGGTAGGTGCGATTGAGTTGTCCGAGCGCGACCACGTCCGAGGAAGGCACCCGCACATAGGACTCCGCCGCCTCGCTCACAAACGCCAGCTGCTCCACCAGGCGGGCTTCCCCTGCCGGCCGGTCTGAACCGGACGGAAGAGCCACAGCCCCTC from the Nitrospira sp. genome contains:
- the tatC gene encoding twin-arginine translocase subunit TatC; its protein translation is MLNDFNRWLQDSVFKPLEDKKMPVMEHLVELQVRLTRAVIITAIVFVATFFYADTLVKWLRIPLQNMFVPSTLSWEPTDLPTVPFVFLAPAEALWQNVKVAGLFAVVLAMPYILLEVWQFVVPGLHVQERRFVGPFVALSTLAFFAGVFFSFFFVLPFALNFLISYGVSAGFIPQLSIAQYVGFALWFLLVFGLIFEVPLAITLMAKLGWVDAPFLRRYRKWALLGSFIIAAILTPTPDPFNQCLMALPMYIFYEVGIVSAGFFNKRKPAPEEPAEAPAAAAGPAGRGPGGAGMPKSADGEYVAVPSGSPRR
- a CDS encoding Do family serine endopeptidase; protein product: MVIRRQQATKFIIGCGLVVAAAVAGGFMESSVATAASPALAQGFSEIVKKVNPAVVNIAVTGGGGESRRRGLPPGPFGAPPGEEPGGGDLPTPPPMPPGPPGGHGRPDQSAGSGVIFDSNGYIVTNNHVVEGATQITVTLSDRREFTAKTVGTDPKTDLAVIKIDAKDLPALKWAEYEKLQVGDLVLAVGSPFGLSSTVTLGIISALGRGNVGIADYEDFIQTDAAINPGNSGGALVNMNGELIGINTAIFSRTGGSEGIGFAIPSSIAVDIVDSLQKTGKVVRGWMGVAIQEITPALAKSFKLSEQRKGVLISDVNENGPSHAAGIKRGDVVIAFNGKEVSSVSQLRNLVARTMVGKDALVKVLRDGKEQTIAVKVAERPSDELLAKKEAAPQKEQGEAIKPPDNVLASIKIQALDNALMSQLNIPAKTTGVVITAVEAGGPAEAAGLQRGDVIQEVNHETVKTVDEYLKAANKIKKDELAVLLVNRQGNSLFVAVNPK
- a CDS encoding caspase family protein, with protein sequence MRYSFALIVALTSLTAGCASRFDFPPLGDPLPISATLTIPASIKELRADYMDLCGHPMREPLGTRLDAALIEASSRTFQSVTYGEKSGNAAAALVHFDLADWSFQLQHDRTEKPGTAHIQLHVRIRVSDHTGTLLRASDILVTRQAPLRLEPVQDECAYRLDPLLQEVSVELATKFAMEARQAFSGLLPAKLTTGLTPPPPASPVPTAPSPAAAATLPSKVRFTSMLLDENGSLTLEGGERFRVRVDVANTGSTPVHQARVLLSGPDALLRLFPSTSLTLPPLQPGEVKSVEFLATLPPAIPLKKAELQVTVEESATQAQAQAPAQILAIALQPTGIKADDVDQIPAAAMEFRQPQTYLISIGVSSYRDQRLLPRTFASLDAEMVAAYFIALGGLPASNVRVLQDWTASRSNIDEALLTWLPPQMTKEAVVIVYFSGQAMVDHDGTVLLVPYDGSPTATTRMYSLKDLESALSRLKAKHTILLFDGMVSRLHSDPKTKHLPPRWDSGGASTIRLISGEALGAGLEDDKHHHGLFTYYLLRALRGEADSNRDGAVTLGELSGYVSQKVVWAAKTQFAVDQHPSLFPSAKSDHLPSALVLSKLAAIRGEPVP
- a CDS encoding cytochrome c; the encoded protein is MGYFSKFLGISAALLLMSATVAGAAERDPLKPRVPADQMADAKAMKNPVASTPESIAKGKALFEGKGTCFNCHGKEGKGDGPAGAILDPSPRDFTNCKFHKKRKDGELFWVIKNGSAGTGMVSLIPAAVTEEEAWNIINYERSFCKGE
- a CDS encoding DUF4115 domain-containing protein codes for the protein MESVGEFFKQVRETKGLTVDEVASKTRIRSDFVKALEDGNFAKLPDQVFAKGFVRSYARSLGLDEEDAIHRFAQSAGAFYDKQDERERLKVRQVEEERKRQANRKAVAVAIGIAVLTLIFLLSREQSSVLRRSTSELNTPKRTTSASTEATESAASPGQESARGPAVSGEAPPAPSKPAQEARSIEPASPAGITTKPESEAVSTASPGADGPLGSISIDGGAASLAEDQLVLDLEAVELTWVVVQIDGGSPQEALLRPGEKAHWKGQDQFVLTLGNAGGVRATLNGQPQKPFGPSGKVAHDVVLKR
- a CDS encoding tetratricopeptide repeat protein; the protein is MSVWRTCKHMVWLHRAVCGLCAIAGLFALTACATSEESTQKSQGYYQEGLASLNNDRQKAFVSFQKAVQVDPNNKEARYALGHVYAVQGKLKQAEQQFRSAIAIDDVYSEAHTYLGQVLASQGKWDDAIRSYRTALANPLYATPDLARFHLGRALSHQGDFQGAMEALEDAVTVNPASVAPALTHLELGRVYSKLGFTAKAREILGKVLTMDQGGEYAAAATELLARIK
- a CDS encoding PfkB family carbohydrate kinase, which codes for MGKLLVVGSVALDTVKTPFGEGTDILGGSATYFSTSASFFTAVSLIAVVGDDFPAQHTAFLKSRGIDLTGLEQRPGATFRWKGEYTHQLNEAHTLDTQLNVFETFRPKIPEAYRSPDVLFLGNIDPELQLDVLQKVERPGLVACDTMNFWINGKRDALWKVLEKVDVLIINDGEARALGQDTNLVKVAKQVLSRGPKHLIIKRGEYGVLMFNEKQVFGAPAFPLEDVRDPTGAGDTFAGGFLGYLSATGNYSPEAMKQAIIFGSVMASFTVEAFSLDRLRILDYKEIEARFREFKRLTHFEDIS
- the mtnP gene encoding S-methyl-5'-thioadenosine phosphorylase; translation: MAREASRGRAALGVIGGSGLYDIEGLTAVREVRMRTPFGLPSDAIRIGTLDGVPIAFLSRHGRGHKLNPTDINYRANIYAMKALGVQRIISVSAVGSMKESIKPGDVVLPDQFIDLTKRRASTFFEGGVVAHVGFGDPICPTVAQALAWAGQQSGASLQEGGMYLCMEGPQFSTKAESRLYRQWGVDVIGMTNMPEAKLAREAEICYATMALVTDYDCWHETEDAVTVEAILATLHRNVALAKRMLRAVVPRLGAAVSTCGCQQALQTAIVTAPECISAACRKKLGLFLDRLALPKKGNR
- the miaA gene encoding tRNA (adenosine(37)-N6)-dimethylallyltransferase MiaA, translated to MRVLSESVLRHRPLAVLLGPTAVGKSAVGVQVAKRYGTEILTADSRQVYRGMDIGTDKPPPEERRGVPHRLIDLADPDEVFNTGRYRREAEGEIERAFGARRLPFVVGGTGLYIRTLIRGMCEAPEANQEVRQALYRIVQERGREGLYAELVRVDPVTAAKLHPNDESKIIRAVEVYRLSGVPLSSLQAQHAFQGAGFATLLIGLQRSKESMYRRIEARIDWQLSHGMIEETRALLAKGYGRQLGSMKGLGYRHIAAHLAGEYDAAEMVRRFKQDTRHFAKRQLTWFRKEPGIIWLFVEEHESTERIADRVIGQIEQFLTALESANPLARAVGQDT